The following coding sequences are from one Bacteroidia bacterium window:
- a CDS encoding serine hydrolase domain-containing protein yields MQKSYLIIGVFAVALSCNQRDNVQQSVANYSPANTMVAASQPKDTVSALLEKLDAKDKTHQIDSFFTKLSQKNHFNGDVLVAQEGQILYENSFGVADRKTKDSLKIQSDFQLGSVSKQFTAVAIMMLKERGKLDYSDTIQKFFPEFPYPGITVQMLLTHRSGLPNYLYFCDQYCTSRTGAISNMDVIHLMTQHKPEKYFKPNRRFQYSNTGYCVLAAIVEQVSGMPFADFMKKNVFDPLQMRNTMVFNLPNDTLIPNPTTGYDKNGRKAGFDYLDGVVGDKGIYSNLGDLFKWDQALYTNKLIKQSTLQDAFQPYSKEFRGDKNYGFGWRILKTDEGKVVFHSGWWHGYNCVFIRRLSDKSTIIVLSNHINWCINASRNLLNVLSETKDTTSLDLND; encoded by the coding sequence ATGCAAAAATCATATCTCATCATTGGTGTTTTTGCTGTTGCTTTATCTTGCAATCAACGGGATAACGTGCAACAATCGGTAGCTAATTATAGTCCAGCGAATACTATGGTTGCGGCTTCGCAACCAAAAGATACAGTTAGTGCATTACTCGAAAAATTAGATGCCAAAGACAAAACACATCAAATAGATTCTTTTTTTACAAAACTTTCTCAAAAAAATCATTTTAACGGTGATGTGCTTGTAGCGCAAGAAGGACAAATTTTGTACGAAAATTCTTTTGGCGTCGCCGATCGCAAAACAAAAGATTCTCTAAAAATACAATCCGATTTTCAGTTGGGTTCCGTATCAAAACAATTTACAGCGGTTGCGATTATGATGTTGAAAGAGCGCGGAAAATTAGATTATTCAGATACCATTCAGAAATTTTTTCCTGAATTTCCATATCCTGGAATTACCGTACAAATGTTGTTGACGCATCGTTCAGGTTTGCCCAATTATTTGTATTTCTGCGATCAATATTGTACCAGCCGAACCGGCGCTATTTCCAACATGGATGTCATTCATCTCATGACGCAACACAAGCCCGAAAAATATTTTAAACCCAATCGTCGTTTTCAATACAGTAATACTGGATATTGTGTATTGGCGGCTATTGTAGAGCAAGTTTCTGGTATGCCGTTTGCAGATTTTATGAAGAAAAATGTGTTCGATCCTTTGCAAATGCGCAATACAATGGTTTTTAATTTGCCGAACGACACGCTGATTCCGAATCCCACAACAGGCTACGATAAAAACGGACGCAAAGCAGGTTTTGATTATTTGGATGGAGTAGTGGGCGACAAAGGAATTTATTCCAATTTGGGCGATTTGTTTAAATGGGATCAGGCATTGTACACCAATAAACTGATTAAACAATCTACGTTACAAGATGCTTTTCAGCCTTATAGCAAGGAGTTTAGAGGAGATAAAAATTATGGTTTCGGTTGGCGGATTTTAAAAACCGACGAAGGAAAAGTAGTTTTTCACAGCGGTTGGTGGCACGGTTATAATTGCGTTTTTATTCGCCGATTGAGTGATAAAAGTACGATTATTGTATTGAGCAATCATATCAATTGGTGTATTAATGCTTCTCGCAATTTACTTAATGTCCTTAGTGAAACAAAAGATACCACGAGTTTGGATTTGAACGATTGA
- a CDS encoding class I SAM-dependent methyltransferase has protein sequence MKEIWNERYGAKEFAYGEKANEFLKEQLIKFPVGKILFPADGEGRNGVFAATLGWEVHAFDQSIEGKKKAFQLAEKNKVEINYEVGEFQTLSYQANQFDAIALIYAHFPADKKSDYHKIITTYLKPGGIIIFEAFSKKHLDYNSKNPKVGGPKDIATLFSIDEIKTDFSNFEMIELVEQEVDLNEGLYHIGKGSVIRFVGRKK, from the coding sequence ATGAAAGAAATTTGGAACGAGCGTTATGGTGCAAAGGAATTCGCTTATGGCGAAAAAGCTAATGAATTTTTGAAAGAGCAGCTTATTAAATTTCCTGTTGGGAAAATTTTATTTCCTGCGGATGGAGAAGGTAGAAATGGTGTTTTTGCGGCAACGCTCGGCTGGGAAGTTCACGCATTTGATCAAAGTATTGAAGGAAAAAAGAAAGCATTTCAGTTGGCAGAAAAAAATAAAGTTGAAATTAATTACGAAGTTGGAGAGTTTCAAACGCTCAGTTATCAAGCCAATCAATTTGATGCTATTGCTTTAATTTATGCTCATTTCCCTGCCGATAAAAAATCAGACTATCATAAAATAATAACGACTTACTTAAAGCCTGGCGGGATTATTATTTTTGAAGCTTTCAGTAAAAAACATTTAGACTATAATAGTAAAAATCCAAAAGTTGGCGGTCCGAAAGACATTGCTACTTTGTTTTCTATTGATGAAATTAAAACTGATTTCAGTAATTTTGAAATGATAGAATTAGTTGAACAAGAAGTTGACTTAAATGAAGGATTATACCACATTGGAAAAGGTTCGGTAATTCGATTTGTTGGACGAAAAAAATAA
- the ygiD gene encoding 4,5-DOPA dioxygenase extradiol: MTLKSLNNLTKSFGNSDKTPVLFLGHGSPMNAIEENEFVSGFRKLGSELIKPNAILCISAHWETKGTFVTAMQHPKTIHDFGGFPKKLFEVQYPALGSPELAKQTKEIITKTTVGLDENWGLDHGAWSVLKHLYPKADVPVIEMSIDYSQPAQYHFELAKQLSVLRNKGVLIIGSGNMVHNLRLVAWDKLEGQPFAYDWAIEASEKMKTYMLKDDFEKLIHFQSQGKAFELAIPTPEHYLPLIYALALKEKNEELTFFNDKPIGGSLSMTSVKITPSR; this comes from the coding sequence ATGACATTAAAATCACTAAATAATTTAACAAAATCATTTGGCAACAGCGATAAAACACCTGTTTTATTTCTCGGACACGGGAGTCCGATGAATGCAATAGAAGAAAATGAATTTGTTTCCGGCTTCCGAAAATTAGGATCAGAATTGATAAAACCCAATGCTATTTTGTGCATTTCGGCTCATTGGGAAACAAAAGGAACCTTTGTTACGGCAATGCAACATCCAAAAACAATTCATGATTTTGGTGGATTTCCCAAAAAACTTTTTGAAGTGCAATATCCAGCACTTGGAAGTCCTGAATTGGCAAAACAAACAAAAGAAATTATTACGAAAACAACTGTTGGTTTAGATGAAAATTGGGGACTCGATCACGGAGCCTGGAGTGTACTCAAACATCTTTATCCAAAAGCAGATGTGCCTGTTATTGAAATGAGTATTGACTATTCTCAACCAGCACAATATCATTTTGAATTAGCAAAACAATTATCTGTTTTAAGAAATAAAGGTGTATTAATTATTGGTAGCGGAAATATGGTTCACAATCTGAGATTAGTTGCTTGGGATAAATTAGAAGGACAACCTTTCGCTTATGATTGGGCAATAGAAGCGAGTGAAAAAATGAAAACGTATATGTTAAAGGACGACTTTGAAAAGTTAATCCATTTCCAATCACAAGGAAAAGCTTTTGAATTGGCAATTCCAACACCAGAACATTATTTACCTTTAATTTACGCATTGGCGTTGAAGGAAAAAAACGAAGAACTAACATTTTTTAATGATAAACCGATTGGCGGTTCGCTATCAATGACTTCGGTGAAAATTACTCCTTCTCGTTAA